A DNA window from Malus domestica chromosome 12, GDT2T_hap1 contains the following coding sequences:
- the LOC103449450 gene encoding uncharacterized protein — protein sequence MTKDFAVPPVVFPSGGNPSAVAANNIQQRRVATAPFQPPRTSTSSIPFMSFDIGSAAASSSSSSLFGGPIGSSSVPGGSASFEDEEPLLDELGIHPDQIWRKTKSILNPFRSNPAVHKDSDLSGPILLYMSLCLFQLLAGKIQFGVILGWIVVSSIFLYIVFNMLAGRNGNLDLHRCTSVVGYCMLPVVILSAASLFVPQGGTFRIAVAAVFVLWATRVCTGLMVALADGGDEHRGLIAYACFLIYTLFSLLVIF from the coding sequence ATGACCAAGGATTTCGCCGTCCCCCCTGTGGTATTCCCCTCTGGCGGCAACCCTAGCGCCGTCGCAGCCAACAACATCCAGCAACGACGCGTCGCAACGGCGCCGTTTCAGCCCCCGCGCACCTCAACCTCCTCCATCCCTTTCATGTCCTTCGACATCGGTTCCGCCGCCGCCTCGTCGTCGTCCTCCTCCCTCTTCGGAGGCCCGATCGGATCCTCCTCCGTCCCCGGCGGCTCCGCCTCTTTCGAGGACGAGGAGCCCCTCCTTGACGAGCTTGGTATCCACCCTGACCAAATCTGGAGAAAAACCAAGTCCATCCTCAACCCGTTCCGGTCCAACCCGGCGGTCCACAAGGACTCGGACCTCTCCGGGCCTATCCTCCTCTACATGTCACTCTGCCTCTTCCAACTCCTCGCCGGAAAAATTCAGTTCGGTGTCATACTCGGGTGGATCGTCGTTTCATCAATCTTCCTCTACATCGTCTTCAACATGCTCGCCGGGCGTAACGGCAATCTCGACCTGCACAGATGTACGTCCGTGGTGGGGTATTGTATGCTGCCCGTGGTGATCTTATCGGCTGCCTCGCTCTTCGTCCCCCAAGGCGGCACCTTCAGGATCGCCGTGGCTGCCGTCTTCGTATTGTGGGCTACTAGGGTTTGCACAGGGCTCATGGTTGCGCTTGCTGACGGAGGCGATGAGCATCGCGGCTTAATAGCGTATGCTTGTTTCTTGATTTACACTCTGTTTTCGCTTCTTGTGATATTTTAG
- the LOC103449451 gene encoding CAAX prenyl protease 2 produces the protein MDDGGVSKAVAVVACAAMALFYVAILYAPTLILRLPPPPSFKNFMIRRFLCAAISSVVSVVVSSLLLPMKSRDVSSLLSVYGIRTDHIWQAMVFPLSLTALMYAGSLVLKVLMLVNSLREDMNYGGGFSFEYIKNVSQEAVACTRSMASNVLVWRNYIVAPITEELVFRACMIPLLLCGGFQKSTVILLCPIFFSLAHLNHLMEVFSRQNYNLMKAFMVIGLQLGYTVVFGSYASFLFIQTGHFLAPLVAHAFCNFMGLPMLVSRGKGLIAMASVAGIVGFLCLLFPMTHPDLYNDRTDNCRCWQGYCSGN, from the exons ATGGACGACGGCGGCGTTTCGAAAGCAGTGGCAGTGGTGGCCTGCGCTGCCATGGCGCTGTTCTACGTAGCCATTCTCTACGCCCCGACTCTGATCCTCcgtctccctcctcctccttccttcaAGAACTTCATGATCCGACGGTTCTTATGCGCCGCCATTTCATCCGTCGTCTCCGTCGTCGTCTCCTCCCTCCTACTCCCT ATGAAAAGCAGGGACGTATCATCTCTGTTAAGTGTATACGGAATCCGAACGGACCATATT TGGCAAGCCATGGTCTTTCCTCTGTCTTTGACTGCTCTCATGTATGCTGGATCCTTGGTCCTTAAGGTGCTAATGCTAGTGAATTCATTGAGGGAAGATATGAATTATGGTGGAGGCTTTTCGTTCGAATATATCAAAAATGTCTCACAAGAGGCTGTTGCCTGCACGCGCTCAATGGCTTCCAATGTCTTGGTTTGGCGTAATTATATTGTG GCTCCTATTACCGAAGAGTTGGTGTTTAGAGCATGTATGATCCCATTACTTCTCTGCGGAGGATTCCAAAAATCCACAGTCATCTTACTCTGCCCCATTTTCTTTAGTTTGG CACATTTAAATCATCTAATGGAGGTCTTCAGCAGGCAAAACTATAACTTGATGAAAGCCTTCATGGTTATAG GTCTCCAGCTTGGCTATACCGTCGTCTTTGGCTCATATGCATCTTTTCTCTTCATTCAAACTG GACATTTTCTTGCTCCTTTAGTTGCTCACGCATTCTGCAACTTTATGGGATTGCCTATGCTAGTTTCACGAGGGAAAG GGTTAATAGCCATGGCGTCTGTAGCTGGAATTGTGGGTTTCCTGTGCTTACTTTTTCCAATGACGCACCCAGATTTGTATAATGATAGGACAGATAATTGCAGATGTTGGCAAGGATATTGTTCTGGAAACTAA